The proteins below are encoded in one region of Sphingobium yanoikuyae:
- a CDS encoding entericidin A/B family lipoprotein has protein sequence MRQTVALVLASMFLSALAACNTVQGVGRDIESVGTAGKEVIH, from the coding sequence ATGCGTCAGACCGTCGCTCTCGTCCTTGCCTCCATGTTCCTGTCCGCGCTCGCCGCCTGCAACACGGTGCAGGGCGTCGGCCGCGACATCGAATCGGTCGGCACCGCCGGCAAGGAAGTCATTCACTGA
- the hslU gene encoding ATP-dependent protease ATPase subunit HslU, giving the protein MNDNLTPKAIVAALDAHIIGQHDAKRAVAVALRNRWRRQHLPADLRDEVTPKNILMIGPTGCGKTEISRRLAKLADAPFVKVEATKFTEVGYVGRDVEQIVRDLVEEAVRLEKDRRREAVREAASEAAMARLLDALTGKDASEATRLSFRQKIEGNQMNDVEVEVEVADAPSMPMEIPGMGGQVGMINLSDMMSKAFGQQQKKRRKMRVADAWDKLVEEEQDKRLDQDDVARVAITSAEQNGIVFLDEIDKIAVSDVRGGSVSREGVQRDLLPLIEGTTVSTKYGPLKTDHILFIASGAFHVAKPSDLLPELQGRLPIRVELKALTEEDFVAILSDTKASLVAQYRALLATEEVTIDLTPEGIRAVAKIAAEVNSEVENIGARRLQTVMEKLLEDVSFEAEDRRGETLVIDQAYVDKQLSAVAHDTDLSKYVL; this is encoded by the coding sequence ATGAACGACAATCTGACCCCCAAAGCCATCGTTGCCGCGCTCGACGCGCATATCATCGGCCAGCATGATGCCAAGCGCGCCGTCGCCGTCGCGCTGCGCAACCGTTGGCGCCGCCAGCACCTGCCCGCCGATTTGCGCGACGAGGTGACGCCCAAGAATATCCTGATGATCGGGCCGACGGGCTGCGGCAAGACCGAAATCAGCCGCCGCCTGGCGAAGCTGGCCGACGCGCCTTTCGTCAAGGTCGAGGCCACCAAGTTCACCGAGGTCGGCTATGTCGGCCGCGATGTCGAGCAGATCGTCCGTGATCTGGTCGAGGAAGCCGTGCGTCTGGAGAAGGACCGCCGCCGCGAAGCCGTGCGCGAAGCCGCGTCGGAAGCCGCCATGGCCCGCCTGCTCGATGCGCTGACCGGCAAGGATGCCAGCGAAGCCACCCGCCTTTCCTTCCGCCAGAAGATCGAGGGCAACCAGATGAACGATGTCGAGGTGGAGGTGGAGGTCGCCGACGCCCCGTCGATGCCGATGGAAATCCCCGGCATGGGCGGCCAGGTTGGCATGATCAACCTCAGCGACATGATGTCCAAGGCCTTTGGCCAGCAACAGAAAAAGCGTCGCAAGATGCGCGTCGCCGATGCCTGGGACAAGCTGGTCGAGGAAGAGCAGGACAAGCGCCTCGACCAGGATGATGTCGCCCGCGTCGCCATCACCAGCGCCGAGCAGAATGGCATCGTCTTTCTCGACGAGATCGACAAGATCGCCGTCAGCGACGTGCGTGGCGGTTCGGTCAGCCGCGAAGGTGTGCAGCGCGACCTGCTGCCGCTGATCGAAGGCACGACCGTCTCGACCAAATATGGCCCGCTCAAGACCGACCATATCCTCTTCATCGCTTCGGGCGCCTTCCATGTGGCGAAGCCCAGCGACCTGTTGCCCGAGCTTCAGGGCCGCCTGCCGATCCGCGTGGAGCTGAAGGCGCTGACCGAGGAGGATTTCGTCGCGATCCTGTCCGACACCAAGGCCAGCCTTGTTGCGCAATATCGTGCGCTGCTGGCGACCGAGGAAGTGACGATCGACCTGACGCCCGAAGGCATCCGCGCGGTCGCGAAGATCGCCGCCGAGGTGAACAGCGAGGTCGAGAATATCGGCGCCCGCCGCCTGCAGACCGTCATGGAGAAGCTGCTGGAGGATGTGAGCTTCGAGGCGGAGGACCGCCGCGGCGAGACGCTGGTGATCGATCAGGCCTATGTCGACAAGCAATTGTCGGCGGTTGCCCATGACACCGACCTCAGCAAATATGTGCTGTAA
- a CDS encoding ABC transporter permease, translating to MRAITLIARDELRLMRRNRVAVIAFALLVLLTLAAALISWSHQSGIAETRTRFQAQAAEAFEAQPDRHPHRMAHFGNFIFRPLPPLAAFDPGVDAFTGNSIFLEGHRQNSANFGDVRQSSLLVRFGQLTPAFVLQVIAPLLLIFLGYGAVARERERGTLRQMLVQGVSARALVMGKLLALALVAALVGLPALIAFLLIAGQPGALAGPMAVIALGYGAYLALWSIIVILVSALVRRGRDALLALLALWAVLVILLPRVAPDIAAQAHSLPTRLETDIAIQQDLHRLGDAHNPDDPFFNAFKQKVLRRYGVDKVEDLPVNYNGLLAVEGEKLTSGLFDHYADRSFAIQQAQSRLTDGFGIISPAISLRQLSMAAAGTDLAGHRRFLAQAEAYRFAMVQHLNQLQADAVSYADDKAKDAGADQRKRISADHWQSIPQFRFIAPTAGDLVTASLPGLGLLLAWLALALLALLPVARHLQKARP from the coding sequence ATGAGGGCCATCACCCTGATCGCGCGTGACGAATTGCGGCTGATGCGGCGCAACCGCGTCGCCGTCATCGCCTTCGCGCTGCTCGTCCTGCTGACGCTCGCCGCCGCGCTCATCAGTTGGTCGCACCAGAGCGGCATCGCCGAAACCCGCACCCGGTTCCAGGCCCAGGCAGCCGAGGCGTTCGAGGCGCAGCCCGACCGCCACCCCCATCGCATGGCCCATTTCGGCAATTTCATCTTCCGCCCGCTGCCACCGCTCGCTGCCTTCGATCCCGGCGTCGATGCCTTCACCGGCAACAGCATCTTCCTGGAAGGTCATCGCCAGAACAGTGCCAATTTCGGTGATGTCCGCCAATCCTCGCTGCTGGTCCGCTTCGGCCAGTTGACCCCGGCCTTCGTGTTGCAGGTGATTGCGCCGCTGCTGCTGATCTTCCTTGGCTATGGCGCGGTCGCGCGCGAACGCGAACGCGGCACGCTGCGCCAGATGCTGGTGCAGGGTGTGTCCGCCCGCGCGCTTGTCATGGGCAAGCTGCTGGCGCTGGCGCTGGTCGCCGCGCTGGTCGGGCTGCCCGCGCTCATCGCCTTCCTGCTGATCGCGGGCCAACCCGGCGCGCTGGCCGGGCCGATGGCGGTGATCGCGCTTGGCTATGGCGCCTATCTGGCACTCTGGTCGATCATCGTCATCCTTGTCTCCGCGCTGGTAAGGCGCGGCCGCGACGCGTTGCTGGCGTTGCTGGCGCTTTGGGCGGTGCTGGTCATCCTGCTGCCGCGCGTGGCGCCCGACATCGCGGCGCAGGCCCATAGCCTGCCCACCCGCCTGGAAACCGACATCGCCATCCAGCAGGATCTGCATCGCCTTGGCGACGCGCATAATCCTGACGATCCCTTCTTCAACGCCTTCAAGCAGAAGGTGCTGCGCCGCTATGGCGTCGACAAGGTAGAGGATCTGCCGGTCAATTATAACGGCCTGCTCGCGGTCGAGGGCGAGAAGCTGACGTCGGGGCTGTTCGACCACTATGCCGATCGCAGCTTCGCGATCCAGCAGGCGCAGAGCCGGCTCACCGACGGCTTCGGTATCATCAGCCCGGCCATCTCGCTGCGGCAATTGTCGATGGCAGCCGCGGGCACCGATCTTGCGGGCCATCGCCGCTTCCTCGCTCAGGCCGAAGCCTATCGCTTCGCCATGGTCCAGCATCTCAACCAGTTGCAGGCGGATGCCGTCAGCTATGCCGATGACAAGGCCAAGGATGCCGGCGCCGATCAGCGCAAGCGCATCTCTGCCGATCATTGGCAGTCGATCCCGCAATTCCGCTTCATCGCGCCGACCGCCGGCGACCTGGTGACCGCCAGCCTGCCCGGCCTGGGCCTGCTACTCGCCTGGCTGGCACTCGCGCTGCTAGCGCTGCTGCCCGTCGCCCGCCATCTTCAGAAAGCCCGTCCATGA
- a CDS encoding M14 family metallopeptidase: MSKSMTRLLGAAALCVAGTAIAQQPTEAPLPGLPASVLPPTLPWSGASEKLVVGKDDPWITPAEQAGFATTPRYDEVTAWLKRLDAASPLISLETFGRTGEGRDMLLVRASKAKDGSGTGKPVVLVQAGIHAGEIDGKDAGLMLLRDIALRGKDGLLDKVDLVFVPVYNIDGHEKMSRWNFPALRGPAEKGYVGNSRNINLNRDYSKADAPESRAMIGLLRRLDPILYVDCHVSDGFDMQYDITFTYAGWGRYAYHRATADWLQGRFGPSVTSALEKAGHIPTIYPSPIDTREPTKGIRQAPEGPRYSTGYGDFIGVPTVLVENHMMKPYRQRVLGTYVLLEAALELAGQDAGAIAQAKASDQASRPAEMLTRWKPAVQPIGWVERFKGIAFDTYVSPASGRREQKWLGRPVDWRMPIIGQEPVETVRLPKAWWVPAGQAEVIDRLTLHGIQYDVLDAPRTLTLDRARLVDPQSMSVRDARIPLDTKLRHETVTETLPAGTVRVPADQPLGLLAAALLEPESQDSFLAWGFFPEILAAPSGAEDFVRAPIAEALLAADAQIRAEFEAKLAADAAFAADGDARLDWLSARLPDRSPYHHLYPVLREN; encoded by the coding sequence ATGAGCAAGAGCATGACGCGCCTTCTGGGCGCCGCCGCTTTATGTGTTGCTGGCACCGCCATCGCGCAGCAGCCGACTGAGGCGCCGCTGCCGGGTCTACCCGCGTCGGTGCTACCGCCAACGCTGCCCTGGTCGGGGGCAAGTGAAAAACTGGTCGTCGGCAAGGATGATCCCTGGATCACGCCGGCCGAGCAGGCCGGCTTTGCCACCACGCCGCGCTATGATGAGGTTACGGCCTGGTTGAAGCGTCTGGATGCGGCCTCGCCCCTCATCAGCCTCGAAACCTTCGGCCGCACTGGCGAAGGGCGCGACATGCTGCTGGTGCGGGCCAGCAAGGCCAAAGATGGGTCGGGCACGGGCAAGCCGGTCGTGCTGGTGCAGGCGGGCATCCATGCGGGCGAGATTGACGGCAAGGATGCCGGCCTGATGCTGCTGCGCGACATCGCGCTGCGCGGCAAGGACGGGCTGCTCGACAAGGTCGATCTGGTGTTCGTGCCAGTCTATAATATCGACGGGCATGAGAAGATGAGCCGCTGGAACTTCCCGGCGCTGCGCGGCCCGGCGGAGAAGGGCTATGTCGGCAATAGCCGCAACATCAACCTGAACCGCGACTATTCCAAAGCGGACGCGCCCGAAAGCCGGGCGATGATCGGCCTGCTGCGTCGGCTGGACCCGATCCTCTATGTCGATTGCCATGTCAGCGACGGCTTCGACATGCAATATGACATCACATTCACTTATGCCGGCTGGGGCCGCTATGCCTATCATCGCGCCACCGCAGACTGGCTGCAGGGCCGTTTCGGACCGAGCGTGACGTCAGCACTGGAAAAGGCTGGCCATATCCCCACCATCTATCCCAGCCCGATCGACACGCGGGAGCCGACAAAGGGCATCCGTCAGGCGCCCGAAGGGCCGCGCTATTCGACCGGCTATGGCGATTTCATCGGCGTCCCGACCGTGCTGGTCGAAAACCACATGATGAAGCCCTATCGCCAACGGGTGCTGGGCACCTATGTCCTGCTGGAGGCGGCGCTGGAGCTGGCCGGGCAGGATGCCGGAGCGATTGCGCAGGCGAAGGCCAGCGACCAGGCATCGCGCCCCGCCGAAATGCTGACCCGCTGGAAGCCCGCCGTGCAGCCCATCGGCTGGGTCGAGCGGTTCAAGGGCATCGCCTTCGACACCTATGTCTCGCCGGCGAGCGGGCGCAGGGAACAGAAATGGCTGGGCCGCCCGGTCGACTGGCGGATGCCGATCATCGGCCAGGAACCGGTCGAGACGGTGCGCCTGCCCAAGGCATGGTGGGTGCCGGCCGGGCAGGCCGAAGTGATCGACCGGCTGACGCTGCACGGCATTCAGTATGATGTGCTGGACGCGCCGCGCACGCTGACGCTCGATCGGGCGCGGCTGGTGGACCCGCAATCGATGTCGGTGCGCGACGCGCGCATCCCGCTGGACACGAAGTTGCGGCACGAGACCGTGACTGAAACGCTGCCAGCCGGCACGGTGCGCGTGCCTGCCGATCAGCCGCTGGGCCTTTTGGCGGCCGCGCTGCTGGAGCCGGAAAGCCAGGACAGTTTCCTTGCCTGGGGCTTCTTCCCGGAGATATTGGCGGCGCCTTCTGGGGCGGAGGACTTCGTCCGGGCGCCGATCGCCGAGGCGCTCCTCGCCGCTGATGCGCAGATTCGCGCAGAGTTTGAGGCGAAATTGGCCGCTGATGCCGCATTCGCGGCCGATGGCGATGCGCGGCTCGACTGGCTTTCGGCCCGGCTGCCCGATCGCAGCCCCTATCATCATCTCTATCCGGTGCTCAGGGAGAACTGA
- a CDS encoding DUF3526 domain-containing protein: MTLLTHELRLLLRSRMALLALLLVALLAIASVAAGMTEVARQRAVIARIQPKQAQDIAAVAQWAGKTQDPGNAAYYSFHATWDAPAPLAFVALGLRDVAPYILRVRALGLEAQLYDGEAFNPELALPGRFDFAFVLVYLTPLFVIALIHDLVSGEREAGRLRMLDALAGSGRHLWARRVLLRGGLLFLTLALPVSIGASLSHVPLLPLLAVLGLVALYLAFWIGVTLLVGRLRWSSVTNAATLAGLWLLLTLLLPTIAHVAINRAIPVGQGVELTLAQREAVNRAWDIPREQTMQAFYAGHPEWKDSPPLGHAFHWKWYFAFHQVGDESVAPKANAYRHGIEARDAAARSVGWLLPSVGVQALLARLADTDMQAQLAYQDRIRAFHTRLRNYYYAYLFTDKPFGQVDFEGAPRFDDM, encoded by the coding sequence ATGACCCTCCTCACCCATGAACTGCGCCTGCTGCTGCGATCACGCATGGCGCTGCTGGCGCTGCTGCTCGTCGCCCTGCTCGCCATCGCCTCGGTCGCTGCCGGCATGACCGAAGTCGCCCGACAGCGCGCCGTCATCGCCCGCATCCAGCCGAAACAGGCACAGGATATCGCCGCCGTCGCGCAATGGGCCGGCAAGACACAGGATCCCGGCAACGCGGCCTATTACAGCTTCCATGCCACCTGGGATGCGCCCGCACCGCTCGCCTTCGTGGCGCTCGGGCTGCGGGACGTCGCACCTTACATCCTGCGTGTCCGCGCGCTGGGGCTGGAAGCACAGCTTTACGATGGCGAGGCGTTCAATCCCGAACTGGCGCTGCCCGGTCGTTTCGATTTCGCCTTCGTGCTCGTCTATCTGACGCCTTTGTTCGTGATTGCCCTGATCCACGACCTGGTCTCGGGCGAGCGGGAAGCCGGGCGGCTGCGGATGCTCGATGCGCTCGCAGGATCGGGACGGCATCTCTGGGCACGGCGTGTGCTGCTGCGTGGTGGCCTGCTGTTTCTCACGCTCGCCCTGCCTGTCAGTATCGGGGCAAGTCTTTCGCATGTGCCGCTGCTGCCGCTGCTGGCGGTGCTCGGCCTCGTCGCCCTCTATCTCGCCTTCTGGATCGGCGTCACGTTGCTGGTAGGACGGCTGCGCTGGAGTTCGGTCACCAATGCCGCGACGCTTGCCGGCCTGTGGCTGCTGCTTACCCTGCTACTGCCGACCATCGCCCATGTCGCGATCAACCGTGCCATCCCGGTCGGCCAGGGCGTGGAACTGACGCTCGCCCAGCGCGAGGCGGTCAACCGCGCCTGGGACATTCCGCGCGAACAGACCATGCAGGCCTTCTATGCCGGCCATCCCGAATGGAAGGACAGCCCGCCGCTAGGCCACGCATTCCACTGGAAATGGTATTTCGCCTTCCACCAGGTCGGCGATGAAAGCGTCGCGCCCAAGGCGAACGCCTACCGCCACGGGATCGAGGCGCGCGATGCTGCCGCCCGTTCGGTCGGCTGGCTGCTGCCCTCGGTCGGCGTACAGGCGCTGCTCGCCCGCCTCGCCGACACCGACATGCAGGCGCAACTGGCCTATCAGGACCGCATCCGCGCCTTTCACACCCGGCTGCGCAATTATTATTATGCCTATCTCTTCACCGACAAGCCGTTCGGGCAGGTCGATTTCGAAGGCGCTCCGCGCTTCGACGATATGTGA
- a CDS encoding ABC transporter ATP-binding protein: protein MSLTATGQPILLSDVHLSYGSHHVLRGLTLHVHAGEIYALLGGNGAGKSTTMSTLLGFAQPDSGMVLVAGHDPAAQPDKAREQIAYVPENVALYEHLTAPENAAYLLALAGRHPAPQEIDGAFDATGLQAPAWDKRLGGFSKGMRQKVAIAIALLREVPVLLLDEPSSGLDPRATADFNRLVHDVARKGAAVLMVTHDLLSAADIADRIGFLESGRIVDEALAQGTDRFDVRDLHRKFAREAVAA from the coding sequence ATGTCCCTGACCGCCACCGGCCAGCCCATCCTATTGTCCGACGTCCACCTGTCCTATGGCAGCCATCATGTGCTGCGCGGCCTGACCCTGCATGTCCATGCCGGCGAAATCTATGCGCTGCTCGGCGGCAATGGGGCGGGCAAGTCGACCACCATGTCGACCCTGCTGGGTTTTGCCCAGCCCGACAGCGGCATGGTGCTGGTGGCCGGCCATGACCCGGCGGCGCAGCCCGACAAGGCGCGCGAGCAGATCGCCTATGTCCCCGAAAATGTCGCCCTTTACGAGCATCTGACAGCGCCGGAAAATGCCGCCTATCTGCTGGCGCTGGCCGGCCGCCACCCGGCCCCGCAGGAGATTGACGGCGCGTTCGACGCAACGGGCCTGCAGGCACCGGCCTGGGACAAGCGTCTCGGCGGCTTTTCCAAGGGGATGCGGCAGAAGGTGGCGATCGCCATCGCCCTATTGCGCGAAGTGCCGGTGCTGCTGCTCGACGAGCCCTCTTCCGGCCTTGACCCGCGCGCGACCGCCGATTTCAACCGGCTGGTCCACGATGTCGCGCGCAAGGGCGCGGCCGTGCTGATGGTCACCCATGACCTGCTGTCGGCGGCCGACATTGCCGACCGGATCGGCTTCCTCGAATCCGGCCGGATCGTCGACGAGGCATTGGCGCAAGGCACGGACCGCTTCGACGTGCGCGACCTGCACCGCAAGTTCGCGCGGGAGGCCGTTGCCGCATGA
- the hslV gene encoding ATP-dependent protease subunit HslV gives MNDHNRSSMPVWHGTTIMSVRKNGKVVVAGDGQVSMGQTVMKPNARKVRRLHDGSVIGGFAGATADAFTLFERLEAKLERHNGQLMRAAVELAKDWRTDKYLRNLEAMMIVADKDVTLILTGNGDVLEPLGGVAAIGSGGNYALAAARALVEYEEDAETLARKAMGVAADICVYTNDQLTIETLDSAA, from the coding sequence ATGAATGACCATAACCGCTCGTCCATGCCGGTCTGGCATGGCACCACCATCATGTCGGTCCGCAAGAATGGAAAGGTCGTCGTCGCCGGCGACGGCCAGGTTTCCATGGGCCAGACGGTGATGAAGCCCAATGCGCGCAAGGTGCGCCGCCTGCATGACGGCAGCGTCATCGGCGGCTTTGCCGGCGCCACCGCCGACGCCTTCACCCTGTTCGAACGGCTCGAAGCCAAGCTGGAACGCCATAATGGCCAATTGATGCGCGCCGCCGTCGAACTCGCCAAGGACTGGCGCACCGACAAATATCTCCGCAACCTGGAAGCGATGATGATCGTCGCGGATAAGGACGTCACCCTGATCCTGACCGGCAATGGCGACGTGCTGGAGCCGCTCGGCGGCGTGGCCGCGATCGGTTCGGGCGGCAATTATGCCCTCGCTGCCGCCCGCGCGCTGGTGGAATATGAGGAAGATGCCGAAACCCTGGCCCGCAAGGCGATGGGTGTGGCGGCGGATATCTGCGTCTACACCAACGACCAGCTCACCATAGAAACGCTCGACAGCGCAGCCTGA
- a CDS encoding TonB-dependent siderophore receptor, translating to MSIQFLPRACAAPVRSRRFHHIARALPLAAVLAWLPAQAQTGDAVHHVPEGEGAITVDGVRQAYRGDFSVKEIPQAITEIDAETLQQNNILRLTDALDMNASVARQNTLGGLWDSFAIRGFAGDENLPSGYLVNGFNAGRGFGGQRDVAGIERVEVLKGPAAALIGRGEPGGTINLVTKQAEIGRTFGTGTLQYGSYDRFRADADANLALTDGITARLIGYYEKGDTFRDYVSQKRWGFLPSIGVALGDRTRLTYDFEWTRVEVPFDRGIVVLDNDFNTVPRSRFLGEPGDGDTVARATGHQLRLDHQFNDDWSLLVGASHRDTLLTGFSSDAEQTASRQKLYVDGHSLSRQRRSRRYDAEHSVVRAEVAGKFETGSLRHRVLIGGDFDQFEYDNYFTRYRPPALSSNPSDQAGYVIDIDNPVYGQYPLPATSVLTNRLDTQRSFGFYVQDQIELTDRLQIRIGGRYDNLTLKVDNRVLAEANRYNSRKYERFSPQAGIVYDLSDPITLYAAYGQGYRANVGADFFNNIFDPETSESIEAGVKLTALGGALTGTLSVYQLTKDNVLASDNNNPGFSVAIGKARSRGIELDVNGHLPGDIDVLLSYAYTDAEAREAVNDPNFATQILPGDRLINIPDHVLNIQVAKHFELAGREAQLGAGMQYVGERLGETGTDFTLPSHTLFRLFGSVDVIEGVELFGTISNLFDETWYASSYSSVWVQPGTPRTATVGVRARF from the coding sequence ATGTCGATCCAGTTCCTGCCGCGCGCCTGCGCTGCGCCCGTCCGTTCCCGTCGCTTCCATCACATCGCCCGCGCGCTGCCGCTGGCTGCTGTCCTGGCCTGGCTTCCAGCCCAGGCGCAGACCGGCGATGCGGTTCATCATGTGCCGGAGGGCGAGGGTGCCATCACGGTCGACGGCGTGCGTCAGGCCTATCGCGGCGATTTCTCCGTGAAGGAAATTCCCCAGGCCATCACAGAGATCGACGCGGAGACGCTGCAGCAGAATAATATCCTGCGTCTGACCGACGCGCTGGACATGAATGCCTCGGTCGCGCGCCAGAATACGTTGGGCGGGTTGTGGGACAGTTTCGCCATTCGCGGCTTTGCCGGAGATGAAAATCTGCCGAGCGGCTATCTGGTCAATGGCTTCAACGCCGGGCGCGGCTTTGGCGGCCAGCGCGACGTGGCCGGGATCGAGCGGGTCGAGGTGCTGAAAGGGCCGGCGGCGGCGCTGATCGGGCGCGGCGAGCCGGGCGGCACGATCAATCTGGTGACCAAGCAGGCCGAAATCGGCCGGACCTTCGGCACGGGCACGCTGCAATATGGCAGCTATGACCGGTTCCGCGCCGACGCCGACGCCAATCTGGCGCTGACCGACGGCATCACCGCGCGGCTGATCGGCTATTATGAGAAGGGCGACACGTTCCGCGACTATGTCTCGCAGAAGCGCTGGGGCTTCCTGCCCTCGATCGGCGTCGCGCTCGGCGATCGGACGCGCCTCACCTATGATTTCGAATGGACCCGCGTGGAAGTGCCGTTCGATCGCGGCATCGTAGTCCTGGACAATGACTTCAACACCGTGCCACGCTCGCGCTTCCTGGGCGAGCCAGGCGATGGCGACACGGTGGCGCGCGCCACCGGCCACCAGTTGCGGCTCGACCATCAGTTCAATGACGACTGGAGCCTGCTGGTCGGGGCCAGCCATCGCGACACGCTGCTGACCGGTTTCTCGTCCGACGCGGAGCAGACCGCATCGCGCCAGAAACTCTACGTTGACGGCCACTCCCTGTCGCGCCAGCGCCGCTCGCGCCGCTATGATGCGGAACATAGCGTGGTCCGCGCCGAGGTCGCCGGCAAGTTCGAGACCGGATCGCTACGTCATCGGGTGCTGATCGGCGGCGATTTCGACCAGTTCGAATATGATAATTATTTCACCCGCTATCGCCCGCCGGCGCTGAGCAGCAATCCGAGCGACCAGGCCGGCTATGTCATCGACATCGACAATCCGGTCTATGGCCAATATCCGCTGCCTGCGACGTCGGTGCTGACCAATCGTCTGGATACCCAGCGCAGCTTCGGCTTCTATGTGCAGGACCAGATCGAACTGACCGATCGACTGCAGATCCGCATCGGCGGCCGCTATGACAATCTGACGCTGAAGGTCGATAACCGCGTGCTTGCGGAGGCCAATCGTTACAATAGCCGCAAATATGAGCGGTTCAGCCCGCAGGCCGGCATCGTCTATGACCTCAGCGATCCGATCACCCTCTATGCCGCCTATGGCCAGGGCTATCGCGCCAATGTCGGCGCGGATTTCTTCAACAATATCTTCGACCCGGAAACGAGTGAGTCGATCGAGGCTGGCGTCAAGCTGACCGCGCTCGGCGGTGCCTTGACCGGCACCCTGTCCGTCTATCAGCTGACCAAGGACAATGTGCTGGCCAGCGACAATAATAATCCCGGCTTTTCCGTCGCGATCGGCAAGGCGCGCAGCCGCGGTATCGAACTGGACGTGAACGGCCATCTGCCCGGCGACATCGATGTCCTGCTGAGCTACGCCTATACCGATGCCGAAGCGCGGGAGGCGGTGAACGATCCCAATTTCGCCACCCAGATCCTGCCGGGGGACAGGCTGATCAACATTCCCGACCATGTTCTCAACATCCAGGTCGCGAAGCATTTCGAACTGGCCGGGCGCGAGGCCCAACTGGGCGCAGGCATGCAATATGTCGGCGAACGGCTGGGCGAAACGGGCACGGACTTCACCCTGCCGTCGCACACCCTGTTCCGCCTGTTCGGCAGCGTCGATGTGATCGAGGGTGTCGAGCTGTTCGGGACGATCAGCAACCTGTTCGACGAGACATGGTATGCCAGCAGCTATAGCTCGGTCTGGGTGCAGCCGGGCACGCCGCGCACCGCCACCGTCGGCGTGCGCGCCCGCTTCTGA